One region of Rhodoferax ferrireducens T118 genomic DNA includes:
- a CDS encoding DUF3369 domain-containing protein, which translates to MNKQDKKWRVLVVDDDADVLTNTVYTLMDLKVLGRELDITTLGSATAAIELLERERDFAVILLDVVMEKPHAGLSLVTMIRHDFNMQMSRIILRTGNPGYAPERDITLKLEIDDYILKQTAVRDRIITAVIVAIRAYDQLQRLARLKDAMQQIICCSNQLLTTDEIDQFANVCMQYVAPIFGKNAGGGLAYAGMTVNQGIVPLTVMSATSEHESLIEPLNGIGVLPPNISVTKKKMTKALEQTNSIKTDKDWYIYIKVSLGRKVVLWLNKPDGFDEIDETLGKSFANTIKACLDRLCLLRERMAEAMVSIGIFAHEFRTPIASMRMSNEFMLESLEAGECDKERFKILLNNTDRILNGMNRHIDSSMINVGVVLRERLELPVARVNIGPIVRESLEVNKNWFSKAGQMRVHIEDDCWARADGTMFEYAFVNLVGNAIKALSNSTTHFDGPKIEIELTKQDGQIRLVIADHGSGIRADQLDKIFDPFYSTSGTPAHGLGLTMVKRAVQAMGGTIECSSEVGVGTTFVIQLNAFDVPPPEPLNHVGRLERRLSERPVVARHAPAQPG; encoded by the coding sequence ATGAATAAGCAAGATAAAAAATGGAGAGTCCTTGTCGTTGACGACGATGCGGATGTTCTGACAAACACCGTCTACACCCTGATGGATCTCAAGGTTTTAGGGCGTGAGTTGGATATAACCACGCTGGGCAGTGCTACGGCAGCGATTGAGTTGCTTGAAAGGGAGCGTGATTTCGCTGTAATTTTGTTGGATGTTGTCATGGAGAAACCCCACGCGGGATTGAGCCTGGTGACCATGATTCGTCATGATTTCAATATGCAAATGTCTCGGATCATTTTGAGGACGGGTAACCCCGGATACGCCCCAGAACGAGATATAACCCTGAAGCTGGAAATCGACGACTACATCCTTAAGCAAACAGCCGTTCGTGATCGGATAATCACGGCAGTGATTGTTGCCATCAGAGCCTATGATCAACTACAGCGATTGGCGCGATTGAAGGACGCCATGCAGCAAATAATTTGTTGTTCGAATCAGCTTTTGACTACAGACGAAATCGACCAGTTTGCAAACGTCTGTATGCAGTACGTTGCGCCTATTTTTGGAAAGAATGCCGGTGGGGGACTGGCCTACGCCGGTATGACAGTAAATCAAGGGATAGTGCCCCTGACCGTGATGTCGGCAACCAGCGAGCATGAGTCTCTCATTGAACCGTTGAATGGAATCGGCGTTTTGCCTCCCAATATTTCAGTGACCAAGAAGAAGATGACCAAGGCGTTGGAGCAGACGAATAGCATTAAGACCGACAAAGATTGGTACATCTACATCAAAGTTTCACTCGGGCGCAAGGTGGTGCTTTGGTTGAACAAGCCTGACGGGTTTGATGAAATCGACGAGACACTCGGGAAGTCCTTTGCCAACACCATCAAAGCATGCTTAGATCGGCTGTGCTTGCTCCGGGAACGGATGGCTGAGGCGATGGTATCGATTGGAATTTTCGCTCATGAATTCAGGACCCCTATCGCATCCATGCGAATGAGCAATGAATTCATGCTCGAATCGCTTGAAGCCGGCGAATGCGACAAAGAGCGGTTCAAAATATTACTCAACAATACCGACCGGATTCTGAACGGCATGAACAGGCACATCGATTCGTCAATGATAAATGTTGGCGTCGTGCTGAGAGAGCGGCTGGAGTTGCCTGTGGCCAGGGTAAACATTGGGCCGATCGTCAGGGAGTCGTTGGAGGTCAACAAGAATTGGTTTTCAAAAGCAGGGCAAATGCGAGTCCACATTGAAGACGATTGTTGGGCCCGAGCAGATGGCACCATGTTCGAATATGCATTCGTCAATCTGGTGGGCAACGCCATCAAGGCGCTATCTAACAGCACAACGCATTTCGATGGGCCGAAAATTGAAATTGAATTGACTAAACAAGACGGTCAAATCCGGTTGGTCATTGCGGACCATGGCTCCGGGATTCGCGCGGACCAACTCGACAAAATATTCGATCCGTTTTATTCCACCAGTGGGACACCGGCGCATGGTCTTGGGTTGACAATGGTGAAAAGGGCGGTGCAGGCCATGGGTGGAACCATCGAATGCAGTTCCGAGGTTGGGGTTGGGACAACCTTTGTCATTCAATTGAACGCCTTTGACGTGCCACCACCGGAACCGTTGAACCATGTCGGCCGGCTGGAGAGGCGATTGTCAGAGCGCCCAGTTGTCGCCCGGCACGCGCCTGCTCAGCCCGGCTGA